A window of Gammaproteobacteria bacterium genomic DNA:
ATTTAACACGGTGTCATGCAGTTCGCGGTGTATGCGTTCCTTTTCCTGGCGCGAATTGAATTCGAGCGAGAGCCGGTCGTGGTAGAGACGCTGGTTGTCCAGGGACAGGATGAGCGCGAACGGAAGCATCAGGGAGAACAGTGCATAATTATTGACCAGCCTGCCGCCTTCCGGCCATGGGAGCACGACAGACACGATGAAGAAGGCGGCTACGAGGAGCAGCGCAACAAAAGTTGTGCGGATCTGTTTTTTCATGAATTCGTCACGAATCCCGAGCATCGAGTGCGTGAACGCGAAAGACATGAGAATGATCCAGAAGATCAGGAATGGAAGTGTCGTAGCGAGTGATATGTGGCCTGACATGTAGAGGCCGGATATGAAGATAGAGTACAGATAGAAGCCTGCGGCAAGCATCGGGTGATGCATCAGGATTTTCTTTTTTTCCGGGAATACGATTGCGAAATGCACGATGGAAATCTGTCCTGTGCTTGCGATGAAGAAGACATTGATGAGGGTTTTCATCAGATCCGGATCAAGGACAATCGGACGATGTACTATAGGCGCGACGCTGACAAGGTACAGCGCCGTGGAGCTGAGGAAGAAAGCGCAGATGAAGCCCGCGGTTTTTTCGTGGTGGAGCAGAACCGAGATGGCGGCATATATATAAATCGCTGCGACAATATAGATCAGGCCGAGCCGTTTCGCTATTTCCATGATGGGCATTACGCCGGTTTCTGCGGCTATCTCCCAGGTGTTCTGCGCATCGTCGAGAAATTCGATGACGACCGTAAAGCTGCCGGATATCTCCTTGTACAGTATCCGTTGTGTATTCCACCATTCACGCTCTTCTTCTGCGGAGGCAAATGCCGGAAGTTTCCACAAGTCCGTGTTGTCGAGGTGCAGGCCGCCCACGCGCGTGATTTCTATGTCGTCGCGGATGGTGATGATCTCGGCGTCGGAAAACAGGGTGGGGGCGGAATGCAGCGCATGAATGCCAAGCCCGGCGATGACGAGGCTGCAGAGCGTCATGGCGGAGATCAGGATCCATTGGAGCCTGCGATAGCTGATCGAAATCCCGGGCGGCATCCGGAGCGACTCGTTGCGGGATGGCGGGTTCATGCGTGCAGGCGGCGCGTATCCCGTTGTTTTGGCCGCGCTGCATTCCTGCCGCGCTGGCGGTGCGCGGAACGGCGTCCCGCGGCGTGTGACAGATTATGCCTTACACTTGCCGCGTGTGGAACTCGCAGTCAAGGCGACGGTACGGGATGGACGCAGGCCGGCTCCCGCCGGGGAGGTGGGAGCCGAGGCCGTGTTATGCCGGTGAGGGTTATCCCTCCACGATGATCTTGCGGGCCTGGATTCGCTGGTGCTTGGGTATCGAAATCTCCAGCACGCCGTTGCGGCATTTGGCCGCTATCCGGTCTGCATCCGCCGCTTCGGGCAGGTTAAACCGGCGGTGAAACGTCCCGCTCGGTCGCTCGACCCGTTTGTAGGATTCACGATCCGCAGGACCGGGGGCACGTTCCCCCTTGATGGTGAGGGCGCCGTTCTCCATCTGGATATCGATCCCTTCGGGATCGATTCCGGGAACATCGACCAGCAGTACGTACGCCTCGTTGTTTTCGACGATATCCACTGCCGGTGCCCAGTCGCTGGTCGCGATGTAGCTGTTTCCGTCCCCGCTCTCCTGGGTGTCGGACAAACGGTTAATCTCGTTGCGAAATTGCTCCAGCAGCGCCCATGGTTCGTAACGAAATACCCTCATGGTAACCTCCTTGGCATCAGTATGCGGTTGTATGGTTGATTTCAGACATCGACCCTGCTGACAATATGGGAAGCTGGCGCCAGGTTTTCAAGTCGAGGACCGGGTGGCAGATGACCGCCTGACAAATTGTGCACGGTGTTCGGCGGGCGGCTGACAAGACCGGAGGCGAGGCATATGAAGGTGCAGGAACAGATTGAGCGCAAACTTGCCGCAGGTGTGCCCGGACTGCTTCATCTGGAGGTCATCAATGAAAGCAACCGGCATAACGTAGCTCCGGGATCGGAGTCACATTTCAAGCTTGTGCTGGTAACGCCGGCATTTGACGGGATCGGCCTGCTGGCGCGCCACCGAATGATCAACGCGCTGCTCGCCGATGAACTCGCCAACGAACTCCACGCCCTGTCCATCCATGCCTATACGCCGGAGGAGTGGGAGACAAGAACGGGTAAGGCACCGATGTCGCCACCGTGTCTCGGCGGAGGAAAACCGGCGACTCGTTAATATATCTGGGTGGTTCGCTGATATAGTAAGCAAATCGTATGATCCAACCAAGGAGCAAGAGGGTGAAAAACTGTCTGAATCATGTATATTCTGCTCTGTTGTTCGCATCAATGGCCGCTGTGCCTGTGCTGGGATACGCCGAGCCGGGCGCGGTGCAGGATGATATGCACGGCGCCATGGGCATGGGGGGCTAGGGCATGCCCACCACGGCGCGATGCACAGGGAGCACGCGACCCGCAGCGACTGGAAAGGCATGCTGAGCGATGAACAGAAGGCGGAGGTCGACTGGGTAACCTTGCGGTCTTCCCAGCAGCAGCAACTGCTCAGGGCCCAGATGGACGTCAAGGAGGCGGAGCTGAATCAGTTGATCGTCGGCGAGGATGTGCTGCCTGAGCAGTGGCATGCAAAACTCGATGAGCTCCTCCAAATCAAGCGCGAATACATGATCAATAAATATCAACGCCAGATCGAGGTGAGGCAGGTCCTGACGCCTCAGCAGCGGGTTATCTTCGATCTGGACATACTGTCTCACCACTGACACGCTCGGACAC
This region includes:
- a CDS encoding Hsp20/alpha crystallin family protein is translated as MRVFRYEPWALLEQFRNEINRLSDTQESGDGNSYIATSDWAPAVDIVENNEAYVLLVDVPGIDPEGIDIQMENGALTIKGERAPGPADRESYKRVERPSGTFHRRFNLPEAADADRIAAKCRNGVLEISIPKHQRIQARKIIVEG
- a CDS encoding BolA/IbaG family iron-sulfur metabolism protein is translated as MKVQEQIERKLAAGVPGLLHLEVINESNRHNVAPGSESHFKLVLVTPAFDGIGLLARHRMINALLADELANELHALSIHAYTPEEWETRTGKAPMSPPCLGGGKPATR